A genome region from Streptomyces sp. NBC_01296 includes the following:
- a CDS encoding acyltransferase family protein, whose product MNSSSSAGDSRAGGQGRRTPAGAAPAAPGGRLAALDGVRVLAALGVLFYHYFALATAWGEPPEDIFPTAHRLAVYGWLGVEIFFLVSGFVICMSAWGRTAGDFAVSRVSRLFPAYWAAVVFTSLVLFGWPEVRQVKAFSDVMVNLSMLQSGIGVPNIDDAYWTLFVELKFYVLFAIVVMRGVTYRNCVLFCAAWTLAGIVAPSADDGVLSFFAASSASPYFIAGIAFYLMRRFRPNAVLWAVVGVQFLLAQHHVHARMISSLGRAATDRTPAWPAHLIIAAGFAVMAAIALGALDGIQWRWLPHAGALTYPLYLIHMMAGLTFIHHFRREMAPVPLVIAVTTSMLLLAWLIHRLVERPLGRLLRDRLRRGVQDIRSGTPCGPLVDLLPAQASAPEAERIPAVRQ is encoded by the coding sequence ATGAACTCGAGCAGTTCAGCCGGAGATTCGCGGGCGGGCGGCCAGGGCCGCCGCACGCCCGCCGGAGCGGCGCCCGCGGCCCCCGGCGGGCGCCTGGCGGCCCTCGACGGGGTCCGGGTCCTCGCGGCACTCGGCGTGCTGTTCTACCACTACTTCGCCCTCGCGACCGCCTGGGGCGAACCGCCGGAGGACATCTTCCCGACCGCCCACCGGCTCGCCGTCTACGGCTGGCTCGGCGTCGAGATATTTTTCCTGGTCAGCGGCTTCGTCATCTGTATGAGCGCCTGGGGCCGCACCGCGGGCGACTTCGCGGTGTCCCGGGTCTCCCGGCTCTTCCCCGCGTACTGGGCGGCCGTCGTCTTCACCTCCCTGGTGCTGTTCGGCTGGCCCGAGGTCAGACAGGTCAAGGCGTTCAGCGACGTCATGGTGAACCTGTCGATGCTCCAGAGCGGCATCGGGGTCCCGAACATCGACGACGCCTACTGGACCCTCTTCGTCGAGCTCAAGTTCTACGTACTGTTCGCGATCGTGGTCATGCGCGGCGTGACCTACCGCAACTGCGTCCTGTTCTGCGCGGCCTGGACCCTCGCGGGCATCGTGGCCCCCTCCGCCGACGACGGCGTGCTGTCCTTCTTCGCGGCCTCGTCCGCGTCCCCGTACTTCATTGCCGGAATCGCCTTCTACCTGATGCGCCGATTCCGGCCGAACGCCGTCCTGTGGGCCGTCGTCGGCGTCCAGTTCCTCCTCGCACAACACCATGTGCACGCCCGCATGATCTCCAGTCTGGGCCGGGCCGCCACCGACCGGACGCCCGCCTGGCCCGCCCATCTGATCATCGCGGCGGGCTTCGCCGTCATGGCGGCCATAGCGCTCGGCGCCCTCGACGGCATCCAGTGGCGCTGGCTCCCGCACGCCGGTGCGCTCACGTACCCGCTCTACCTGATCCACATGATGGCCGGGCTGACCTTCATCCACCACTTCCGCCGCGAGATGGCGCCCGTACCCCTGGTCATCGCAGTGACCACCTCGATGCTGCTGCTCGCCTGGCTCATCCACCGGCTCGTGGAGCGCCCGCTCGGCCGGCTGCTGCGCGACCGCCTGCGCCGCGGGGTGCAGGACATCCGGTCGGGCACCCCGTGCGGGCCGTTGGTCGACCTGCTTCCCGCGCAGGCCTCCGCGCCCGAGGCGGAACGCATCCCGGCCGTCCGCCAGTGA